CAACCGCGTGGGCGCAGCAGCAAACCTGGACGGTGAATTTTAAAGATTCGGATATTAACGAAGTGATTAAATTCGTGGCCGAAGTCACCGGTAAAACACTGGTTATCGACCCGCGCGTAAAAGGGCGCGTTAAAGTTATTTCGCAGAAGCCTCTCAATGAACGCGAATTAATGGAGCTGTTCCGCTCGGTGCTTGAAGTGCACGATTTCACCATTGTTGAAGTGGGTAACGTGGTGCGTGTGGTTCCGCTGAAGGATGCTCGCTCGTCGCCACTGCCGGTTCGTGATAACCCCGAGTTCGATGAAGGTTACGTCACTCAGGTTATCCAATTAAAAAATATTGCCGCAGCTAAGGTGCTGCCGGTGTTGCGTCCGCTGGTTCCGCAGCATTCGCACTTGGCCGCTTACGACCCCAGTAACGCCATTGTGGTTTCCGATACTGCTGCCAACATCGAACGCATCAAAGAAGTGATTGAAAAAATCGACACCGCTGCAATGCCGGTGACGGAAGTGATCGAGTTGAAATACGCCGACTCAGAAGCCCTGGTGGCGACGCTTACCAAGCTAGATCGGGCCGGTAACAAGGGGGCGCCGCAGTCTAATCAGATTCAGATGGTGGCCGACAAACGCAACAATGCGATTCTCCTAAGTGGTGAAGATTTACAGCGTCAGCGACTTAAGCGATTGATCTATCGTCTCGATCGGCCACAACTGCAAACTGGCAATGTGCGCGTGGTTTACCTGGAGTATGCCACTGCCAAAGACGTTGCCGTGGTGCTGGGCAAGGTCGTGCAAAATATGTCGAAGATGAGCCCCGGTGGCGACAAGGGCGGCGGTACGCGTCAGGGCGCCACGGTCGAGGCCGATGAAGCCACCAACTCGCTACTCATTACCGCTGAAGGCGACCAGCTTGATGCGATTATGGCGGTAGTCGAGCGCCTCGATATTCGCCGCGCTCAAGTGCTCGTGGAAGCCATTATTGTGGAAATGCAGTTGGGTGAAGAGGAAAGTCTTGGTATCGATTGGATGTTCCAGAATGCCACTAAGGGCATTCTTGGCTCGTCTCTTAGTGGCGGTACAGCCATTGCGGGAGTTGCAGCTGCGATTTTTGGTGACGCAGCATCGGCCACAGAAAATCTAGCCGCAGCATTGTCGCAATCCCAGGGACAATCGTTTGGTGTCGGTGGTAACACCGGAAACGAAGATTTCCTGGTGCTGGTGAACTTCCTGCAATCCAACAGCAACGCCAACATCCTCTCGACACCCACACTACTCACTATGGATAACAATGAAGCCATGATTTCTGTGGGTCAGAACGTACCTTTTGTGACCGGTAGTTTTACCAACGCTGGCGGCAATGGCGGCACTAACCCCTTCCAAACCATTCAGCGTGAAGATGTGGGTATCACCCTCACGGTCACACCGCACGTGAACGAAGGCGATAAGGTGATCATGGATATCAAGCAGGAAATATCCAGTGTTGAAAAAGACGCGGGTGTCGCCTCCGACGTAATTACCAACCAACGTAAAGTCGAAACCCAGGTAATGGCCCGCGACGGTTCCGTGGTGGTGCTGGGCGGTTTGATTCGCGACGAGTTACAGCGTGGCGAAAATCGTGTGCCTGTGTTGGGCAGTATTCCGGTGATGGGGCGTTTGTTCCGCTCTAACACCGAGAGTTTGCGTAAAACCAATCTGATGATTTTTATTCGCCCGACCATTATTCGTGATGACGAAACACTCGAGGGTGCGACTGCTGAAAAATACAGCTACATACGCGACCTGCAATTGATGCAAAGCGGTGATCGACCCTTGCAGATAACACCCGATATGTTGCAAATGTTGCCCGATCTGGAAACCCAAGATCTGCATATGCCAGACGAGCGCACATCGCTTTCAACCAACCAAAAGCGCAAAACCAAGAAGAAGTAGTGTCATGAATTTGAACGACGAACCCGTAACAGACTTGCTCGCCGAGGTCGCGGAGCCGGAAGAGCAGCAAACAGTTGCAACCCGTTTGCCGTTTTCTTTTGCCACCAACTACGGTGTTATGTTGCACGAAGGGCGGGTCTTGCATCGCCCCGGTGTTACCGCGCAGACCCTGCTGGAAGTGCGACGCTTCCTGGGGCGCCCGTTCGAAATCGAAGAACTCGAAACTGAAGCCTTTAAGGCGCGGCTTACCCGCGTGTATCAAAGTACCGACGGCGAAGCATTACAAGCGGTGGAAGATATGGGTGCTGAGTTCGACCTCACCGCCCTGGCCGACGATATTCCCGACGACAGTGAGCTGCTCTCCGGTGATGGTGATGCTCCCGTTATTCGCCTGATTAACGCGGTGCTTTCGCAAGCCGTGCAGGAGCAGGCCTCGGATATCCATGTCGAGCCCTATGAAGACCGAGTATCGATACGTTTTCGTGTCGATGGCATTCTCGCGGAGGTGCTGTCTCCCAAACCGCAATTGGCACCGGTGCTGGTGTCTCGCCTCAAGGTTATGGCGCGGCTCGATATTGCCGAAAAACGAATTCCTCAGGATGGCCGTATCACGGTAAAACTCGCTGGCCACGCGGTGGATATTCGTGTGTCCACAATCCCGTCAGCACACGGCGAACGGGTGGTGCTGCGTCTGCTTGATCAGGCGGCGGGGCAGTTGTCGCTCGAACAGTTGCGAATGCCGGTGATGGTCACCGATGCCTTTAAAGACGCCCTGCACAAACCCCACGGCATTATTCTGGTAACCGGGCCAACCGGTTCTGGTAAAACAACCTCGTTGTATGCGGGTATCAGCCACCTCAACAGTCGCACGCGCAACATCCTCACGGTGGAAGATCCCATCGAATACCTGTTACCCGGTATTGGTCAGACCCAGGTGAACACCAAAGTGGATATGACATTCGCCCGTGGCCTGCGAGCTATTCTGCGTCAGGACCCGGACGTCGTGATGATCGGTGAGATCCGCGACCAGGAAACCGCATCCATCGCGGTACAGGCCAGTTTAACGGGCCACTTGGTGCTCTCGACTCTGCACACCAACACCGCAATAGGTGCGGTCACCCGCTTGCAGGACATGGGAGTAGAACCCTTTCTATTGTCGTCCAGTTTGGAAGCTCTTATGGCGCAGCGTCTGGTGCGTTTACTTTGTAATCAATGCAAAGAGCCGGTCTTGTCGGGTGAGTCAGAACTGGTGCGCCTCGGCATTCCCGAGGGCAGTCAGGTGTACCGTCCGGTGGGATGCGATCACTGCCACAGTTCCGGTTACCGGGGCCGTGCCGGTCTGTACGAATTTATCAACGTCGACGACCAGTTGCGCCAGCTGGTGCACGAAGGCGCTGGCGAACAGGCGATGCTGGCGCACGCGCGAACCTACAGCAAATCTATCGACCAATCGGGTCGTGAGAAAGTGTTGTCTGGAGAAACCAGTGTTGAAGAAGTGTTGCGGGTAACGGCAGTTTCCTGATGGGTGCGTACAGTTATCAGGCGCTGGATGCCAAGGGTAAAAAAGTTAAGGGCGTAATAGAGGGCGACTCGGAACGTCACGTTCGCTCACAACTGCGTTCCAAACAACTGAAGCCGCTCGCGGTAAAAACCACGCGTCAGCGGGAAGCGCCCGGAAGTAAACAATCATCCGGTTTTAGCTTGTTTAATCGCCGCCCTCACATGGGTTATCGCGATGTATCCCTGGTTACCCGGCAATTGGCGTCGCTCGTACAGTCAGGGCTACCTCTTGATGAGGTGCTTGCTTCCACCGCCAAACAGAGTCGCAAGCCGGCGGCAAAGAGCATTATGCTGCAGGTGCGATCACGGGTGTTGGAAGGCTTGAGCCTGGCGCAAGCCATGGCAGAAATGCCGAGAGTTTTCGATGGCTTGTATCGCGCGATGGTGCGGGCCGGCGAATCGTCGGGCTATTTGGGGCCGGTATTGGAGCGGCTCGCCGATTACACCGAGCGCAGTCAGGAAACCAAGCAAAAGCTCAAGTCGGCTATGGTGTACCCAATCATCATGTTGTGCGTGAGTATTTCCGTGGTCACCCTTCTGATGGTGAAGGTCGTTCCTAATCTGGTGGGTATGTTCGAGCGCAACAAGCAGAGCCTCCCAGTAGTTACCGAGTTTTTGATCGGCGCCAGTAATTTCCTGGTGAACTATGGCGTGTTTTTGTTGATAGGTGTAATCGCTGCTTTCATCGCGTTCCAATGGGCATTGAAAGCCGACTCACGCCGCAAAAAGTGGCATAGCTTGTTGTTGCGAGCGCCGGTTACTGGAAATCTAATTTTGCAGGCGGAGTGCTCGCGCTACGCCAACACTCTGGGCTTGCTGGCCAACAGTGGTGTACCGCTTTTGGAAGCGTTGCGGATTGCCTCGCAAGTGCTAACCAATCATGAATTAAAGGCCGCCAGTAAAGATGTCGCGGTGATGGTGCAGGAGGGCTCCAGTCTGCACAAGGCATTGGATGCCGTCGAAGTTTTTCCGCCGTTGTTAGTGCAAATGGCGGCCAGCGGAGAGGCAAATGGCAAGCTCGCAGAGCAGTTACTGCATGCAGCGCGCAACCAGGAGCGTGAACTGGAATTTACGGTTAACACAGCACTGGGTTTACTCGAGCCGTTTATGGTGCTTTTTATGGGCGGCGTAGTGACCTTTATCGTAATTGCTATTTTGTTGCCAATTTTCCAGATGAATCAGCTGGTACATTAAATTTTTTGATTGAAGTGGGTGAAAACATGAACACGATAAAAACTAACAAAGGTTTCAGCCTTATCGAAATTATGGTGGTGTTGGTCATTATGGGCTTACTGGCATCGATTGTGGCGCCGAATGTCATGGATGTGCTTTCTGGCAGTAAAGTTCAGAAAGTACAGGCTGATTTCGCCAACATCGAAACCGCCCTCAAAATGTACAAACTCGATAACTTTATGTATCCCAGTACCGAACAGGGGCTTGAGGCGTTGGTGAGCCGCCCGAGCTCATCGCCGGAGCCTAAAAACTGGCGCAAGGGCGGTTACCTTGATGAACTCCCCATGGACCCCTGGGATAACGAATACCTGTATTTGAGCCCCGGTGAAGGCCACGCTTACGAAATTTATACCCTGGGTGCTGATGGTGTGCGTGGCGGTGAAGAAGAAGGTATGGATATTTCCAACTGGGATAAACCCGGCGACGGCGGTCAGTAATCCGTTGCGTTAGAGGTTGGCCGCACGTGCGACGCTACGACGCGGGCTTTACGCTCCTTGAAATACTCGTGGTTCTGGTGGTGGTCGCAGTTGCAATGGGCGGCGCATCCCTCGCGATAGATTCCGGCGGGCCCGAAAAAGAGCTGGGCGATATGGTGGAAAAATTTACCGCTTATGCGGAGCACGCTAGTGAGATGGCGGTGTTGAGCGGCGAGCCGATGGGGCTCTTACTGGAACCACCTTCCTGGCAGTCTGAAAATTTGGATGCGGGGTGGCGGTTTCGCTGGCAAAAACTGACTTACGAGGGCTGGGTGGATTACGAATACCTTCCCCCAGTGAACATACCCAACACCATCAACCTGTTCGTCACGATTGAAGGTGAGTTGTGGGAATGGGAAGACGCCCCCAAAGTAAAGTTGCCAGCTATAGCTTTTTACCCGGGCGGGGACCTTACTTATTTTGAAATAGAGTTTTTGCTGGATGATTTTTCCGAAACCAGCGAACACGTCAAAGTGGATGAATGGGGCCGCATCGTTTGGGTCGAAAAAGAAGAGATGATGCAGCAGTTGGAAGAGGAGCTTAACGATTAGTGAATACCCGTCGCAGCCAAGGCTTTACGCTGCTCGAAGCGATGATTGCTTTGTTTGTGGTGGGTGTTGCGTTGGTGGCATTGGTGCAGCGCATCCAGTCGGTATCTGACAACACCGGTTATATCGAAGAAAAAACCTTCGCCTATTGGATTGCGCAAAACAAAATGGAAGAAATATTTTTGGATTACCGAATTAAAAAGCAGTTTCCAAGAACTGAAACCAACGACAAAGAAGAATTCGCCGGCAAAGAATGGTACTGGGAACTTAAACCCGAAGTGCGACCCACAGAGCTTGGCAATATGTATCGTTTGGAAGTGCGGGTGGGTAATGGCCCGGATGACATACTGGCCTCTGTAGCAGGTTTGCTCCATGAAGATAAAACGCAGCAAGTACAGCAGGTACAGTAGTCAGTCAGGTTTAACGCTACTCGAGGTGCTGATTGCCACCTTCATCATGGCAATGATCGCCAGCATGGCATTTGGAACCTTGAGCGTTGCAGATCGTTCGCGCGAAGTTAGCGAAGATCGCATGAAAGATATTCAGCGCATCGACCGCGCCTGGTTGATGCTCGAAAATGACTTGCGTAATGCGCTGTCGTACGCCGGGGGTACCGCTTACGGTGATTTGGTGCCGAGTATGCAGGTTGCTTATGGCGATGAATTTTCGCTGGTATTTTTACGCGGAGGGCGCGCTAATCCTCTGGGTTTTCCGCGTACCGAATTAGCTCGGGTGGGTTACAAGCTGGATCAGGATCAGGTGTTATGGCGCTACACCTGGGTTGACCCTTACAACCCCGATGAGGACTTTGCCCGCAAGCAAAAAGTTATCGAGAAAGTAGAAGATCTAAAAATACAGGCGCTCCCAAAGCAACAAGCCAAGGGTTACAAAGAGGGGCCCTGGGTAGATGAGTGGCCACAGGGGCCACCGGATGTATTTCCACTGGCTTTGGAAATAACCATCGTATTGGAAGACCGCGGCGAAATTAAACGCTTATTCAGCCTCTCGCCCGGAAAATAAGAGGCGCTATGAGTGGTGTAAAACAACAACGCGGTGTGGCTTTGGTGTTGGCCTTACTGGTGGTGGCTCTGGTTACCGCGATTGCCGTGGAGCTGAGCTGGCGTTTTGATTTATCGCTGGTGCGCGCTGAAAACCGCTGGTACGGAGTGCAGGCTTACGCCTATTTACAAGGTGCTGAAGAATTTGCCTTTATGGCATTGAAATTCGACAAAGAAGAAGACAACAAAAAGGGTGTAGAAATTGATACGCTCGATGAATTCTGGGCACAACAGGCGGCGCAGTTCCCAACCGATGAAGGTTGGGTATCGGGCAAACTGGAAGACGCTCAAGCGCGTTTTAACTTAAACGCGTTAGCGGCTAAAGCACAAAAGCCGCAGGGTAAATTTTCTGACTGGCAGAAATTTACCGCACCGCAACGACGTTTTATTCGTTTGTTGCAGTCGATAAATTTGGGGGAAACCGAAGACGAGCCGGTATACCTTGATCAGGCGACAGCGATTAACATCGTTGAAGCTATTATCGACTGGATGGATGTTGATAGTGAAGTTACCGGCTTCGGTGGCGCAGAGTCAGATTATTACGGGCAGTTGGAACCACCGTTTGTGATTCCCAACAAACCCATGGTGAGCGTGAGTGAATTAAATTTAATTCGTGGCATGACGCCAGAGCTTTACCAAAAATTATTGCCCCTGGTGATTGCGTTGGATGCCCAGGTGCCACTGAATATTAATACCGCGTCGGTAGAAATTATTCGCAGTTTTAACAGCAAGAAACTGTTCTACCCACTGGCATTGGAAGACGCCATGGACGTTGTTCAAAATCGCTCCGGTGGCGGTTACGAAAGCGTTGAAGATTTTGCGGAAGATATGAAGCAGTATGTGCCAGACGAAAATAATGGCCAAAGTAATTTCGATACCTCGGGTTTGGCTGTATTCAGTTCGTATTTTCTGTTTACCGGCGAAACCCAGGTAGGAGATCACATACGTACCAGTCGGGCGTTGTTGTTTCGAAATGGTACTGAAGTGTCAACATTGCGGCGTACAGACGCCAATTATTAAAGCCGCGGGGCGGCCCATAAAAACAAAAGTAGAGAGTTAGCGTGGCTGAGAAAATATTTGCCCGACAAACCATCGATGGCCTTTGGCAGTGGCGTAGAGCCACTGCAGAGGGGCAGTGGCACAGCGACGTGTATCACACCGGCGATAACGAAGCCTTAGCGGAATCCATGGAAGGTCGAAGTGTTCCGGTAACCTTGCTAATGCCCGGGCAGGAAGTGGTGATGTGCGAGGTGGATGTCGAATCTCAGGAGAAACGCCACCTGGCAAAACTGCTGCCTTATGAATTGGAAGAGCAGGTCATCGACAGTATCGATGAAGTGCATATGGCGTTTGGCGTTATCAGTGATAACACCGTACCGGTTAGTTATGCCAGCAATGAATTGATTCGCACTTCGCTCGAAGAACTCGTTTCTCAAAGTCTCGATGTGCGCGTAATCGCACCAGATTATTTGTGTCTGCGTATCGAAAATCAGGGTGTCACCCTGGTGATGGATGGCAACCGCTTGCTGGTGCGTACCGGAAAATACCGCGGCTTCGCGGTGGAAACATTTTTAGCACCACAGGTACTCGCACAACAAACTTTGGAATTGGATTTCACCGCCACAGTTAGTCTGGTCGCCGAAGATGAACAACGACTCACTGAACTGCGCTCATGGTTGCCACGTATCTGGACCGAAGAAAACGGCCCTGAAATCAGCGAGCAAGTCGGCAGCTTCTGGGACTGGATAGATCCCGAAGTCGAATCGCCCATCAATTTACGCTCCGGTGAATTTTCGCGGCAGGTACCAATAAAACGCTGGGCATTACTTTGGAAAACACCACTCATTGCCGCTGCCGCTGCGTACCTCATTGCAGTGATGGTTACGTTTGCGCAATACCAAAGTGCCAAACAGGAACAGCGTAGTTTGGTGCAACAAATGAATGATGTGTATTTGCAGGCGGTTCCCAATGGCCGTAAGGGCGATCCCGAAGGCGCCTTGCGAGCGCTGGTGCAAGGTATTAAAGGCGGTTCAGAACCCAGCAATTTAATGGCATTGATCAATGGTGTTGCGGCGACTCTTAAAAACGTTAGCAATATTACTGTGAGTAGTTTTCGTTACAACAGCGATCAACGCGAACTCATGATGAACATCGAAGCAGGCAGTTTCGATGATCTCGAAAAATTGCGGTCAAACGTGACCGAACGCGGTTTTGTCGCGGAATTATTACGTGTCGAAGCGCGCGGCGACAAGCAATCTGCGCGTATGAAAGTGACGGAGGCGCAGCCATGAACGAAATAAAAGAATGGTGGAACCAGGCTTCGCCGCGCGATCAGATGGCGTTGATAATTTGTGGTGGAATTCTGGCGTTATATGTTCTTTACATCGCCATGTTGAAACCAGTCACCGGTATGCGCGATAAACAACTCAACAAAAATATTGCCCAGGCCGAAGCGCTGGAGCGCGTGCGTGAATTGGCTGCCACCTGGGTAAATCGCGGCGATCAAAAAGGTGATAGCAATGCGGGTGGCCGCTCGTTGGTAGACCTGGTTAACTCCAGTTTGCAAAAAAATAATTTGCGAATGAGTGGTATGCAACCGAGTGGCGCCAACGATGTGCGGCTACGATTAGAGCAAGTGCCATTCGATAACGTTCTCGCATGGCTCTACGATCTTGAAGTGAGCCAACGTTTACAGGTTAAAGATATTTCAGTTGCCACTGGTTCCAACGAAGGATTGGTGTCTGTCAATATTCGGTTGCATCGCGAATAGCAAACAGCGAATTATTCTAATGACGTTTACAAAAAATCTAATAAAACCTCTGCTCTACACGTTTTTTGCGTTGTACTTTGTTTATTCTGTGCTGTCTCGCGCACCTGCTGAATTAGCCGCTTTTGCAGCTCATGCGGCAGTACCCAATTTGTGGCTTACCGGTGTTGAAGGCACACTCTGGAGTGGCAAAGCTAGCGCCGCGCAAGTCGATCTACAGCAGGCCGTATTTCCCTTAGGTAATGTTACCTGGGTGCTTGAGCCCTGGACATTACTGTTGTTAAGTCCGTGCGTAAATGTTGAGGCCACTCGCCCAGGTCTGCTGCTTACTGGCAAAGTATGCCAGAGTATTACAGGCAGCACCCGCTTAAGCGACGTGTCTTTAGAAACGATTGTTGATCCTGTTAATGAATTGTTACCAGTGAAAATAAGTGGTCAAACTTCAGTTTCGGTACTTAAGGCAAAATTCAAAAAAACTCAGGTACAGGAATTAGATGCGCGTGTCAGCTGGTTAAACGGCAGTGTTTACACTGGTGAAAGCTGGTTGGCGGTGGGGTCCTACGGTGCCAATCTAAATGACGCGGGTAAGGGCGAAATCAGTGCACATGTTTTTGATGTTGATGCTCCATTGAAAGTGGATATGGCCGCAAATTGGCAAATGGATCGTGGCTGGAAAACTGAAGGTACGGTATCACCTGTGCCAAGTGCTCCGGAGCTTTTGAAAAACGGCATACAATTGGTAGGCGAAGAGCTGGAGCCGGGTGTTTATAAGGTAATTTGGCCGTAACAGGAGTTCAATTTGAAAAACCTCGTGATCGGTTATTGTGTTCTATTAAGCCTGTTATACAGTTTTACAGTGCAGGCAGAATGGCATTCCGATACTCAGGCGATCATGGGTACCGAAGTCAGTATTACCCTTTGGCATAGCGATAGTATCAAAGCTGAAAAATTAATTGCCGCTGGCATGGCGGAAATGCGTCGCCTCGACAGTGCGTTGTCGCCGTGGATTGAATCCAGTGAAGTCGCAAGAGTTAATAAACTTGCTGCCAAATCCCCGCAAAAAATATCGCAGGAAATGATTTTCCTAATCGATAAATCACTCTATTTTAGCCATTTAACCCAAGGTGCTTTTGATATCACCTTCGCATCGGTAGGTTGGTTTTACGATTACCGTGAAAAAAAACAACCGAGTGACAAACAACGGGAAGCGCTGTTGCCCGCCATCAATTATCGCTGGCTGAAACTGGATAAAACAAATGCGACACTTGCTTTCGATCATGAAAATGTACGCATTGATCTAGGAGGTATTGCTAAGGGTTATGCGGTAGATCGAGTCGCTAGCATTCTTAGTAAAGCCGGAGTTGAACACGCTACCATCAGTGCTGGTGGCGATAGTCGTATTATTGGCGATAAGCGCGGTAAGCCTTGGATTATCGGCATTAAAAATCCCCGCGATGGTGGCAAAGCCGAAGCTGAACCAGCGATTCTACTCCCTCTGGAAAGCACCGCAATTTCAACTTCAGGCGATTACGAACGCTATTTTGTTGATGAACAAACTGGTAAACGGGTACACCACATCATTAATCCTCGCACGGGTAAATCTGCTGAGGGAGTGGTAAGTGTCACCATTCTTGGCCCAGTAGGTAGCGATACCGATCCTATGTCTACCAGCGTTTTTGTGTTGGGGGTTGAGAAAGGCTTGACTTTGGTGAATCGCTTGCCGGGGTTTGAGTGTGTGATTATTGATGGGGCGGGGAAGGTTTTTTATTCTGATGGGTTAATGCCGCCTGATTGATTATTTTCTTGTCCATTTGTGGGTTTTGGTTTTGTATCTGTTTTTCTACATTTGTCGTGAATTCCTAATTGGGAATCGCTAGCTAAATAATATTTACGAAGAAGCCGTACGAAAAACTCAATACCCAACCCAACGTTCAACAACTAAGAAACAAAAACAGATTAACTCCCCCAACCGGCAACCTAACCTCAACCAAAAACCCACCCCCCTCAACATTAGAGAACAAAACCTCCCCGTTATGCTTCAAAACCCCTCGCTTCACAATACTCAACCCCAAACCGAAGCCATCGGTCGCGCCATGTCGAACAGAGCGAAAAAACGGTTCGGTAAGCCGAGCTAACTCGTCTTCAGCAATTCCGGTGCCCTGGTCCCGAACTCGAAACACCATGTCTTTTGGGCCAAGTTCCAATTCGAGCTCAACCGTTTTATCACTCGGGGAGAATTTCAGTGCGTTGCTGAGCAGGTTGGTTGCAACCCGGTTGAGAGAATCGCGAAAGCCGTTAAAAGTTATTGAGGAATGTTCTGGAGTAAAAACAATATCTCGCTCGGGATATTGAAAGCACAATTCATCGATGACCTGGTTAAACAAGTTCACGATATTAATTGCCTCACTATTCTCGTGTTGCTGGTTTAATCGTGAAAAATCGAGAATCTGTTGAATAAGGCCATTCATGCGGCCACATTCATTATGTATTTTTTCGATGTAATTGGGGTTGTCGGGGGTTTTTTCGAGGAGCGCAGCGGCGGCTTGTAAACGCGCCAGGGGAGCGCGCAGTTCGTGGGACACGTCGTGCAAAAGTTGCCGCTGGCTGTTCAGACTGGCTTCTACCTGATGAATCATATGATCAAAATCTCTGGCGAGATCGCCAACTTCGTCACCTCGTTTCAATAATTTGTTATCTATCGCCACGTTACTTGTGCCACGCGCGACTTCCCGCGAGCTCGCTCCAAGTTTTTTAAGAGGTCGGCTAATGCTGTAACTGAGTAGGGCGCTGGCGAGTGTAGAGGCAAGAAAAATCAATATAAATTGGGTTGACTGCAATCGCCGCAGCATCTCTTTTAAAAAAAGCGGTGGCTTAGGGAGTTCAGCTTCTACGGTATAGGAATTGCCCGCACCGCTGACAACATTCATTTGATAATCCGGAGTACCGTGGGGCCCACCAAAACGGTGTTGGAAAATTACATTGCCAGATTCGTCGAGAATGCGTACTTGGGGGCGGGGGCCGTCTGGGCGTGGCCCGGGGCCACCCATAAATCGTCGCATGCCGGGCCCGCGCAGGGGCTCGCCACGTTCGTATCGTTCAATAAGCGCTTCGGCGGTTGTTTTTGCCGCTTCTTGATGCAAGTCGATAAAACGCGAGTTTTCGAGACTGTTAACAATGACATAACTCGCCGAGAAAATGACTGCGATATTCACCAGCCAAAACGTGGCAAAAATTTTCCAAAATATTTTCGTCAGTCCGAGACGTTTCACGAATTTCGCTCAGCTAATAATTGATAACCCACGCCCCGCACTGAACGAATCAAATCGTGCACGCCAGCTGCAGCCAGTTTTTGACGTACCCGGCTCACATGCACATCGATGCTGCGGTCGTAGGCCGTTAATTCGCGATGTAAAATCTGTTGTGTAAGTTGCTGTTTGGTTAGGGTTTCGCCTGGGTGGGCTACAAAAATTCGTAAGGTGTTAAATTCCGCGGCAGTAAGAGTGAGTGGCGTATCGTTAACCATGGCCAACATTTCACTGGTGTTTAATGTGATATTGGCAATTTGCAGCACATTTTTTTCAGGCAGCTCGGTTGCTGCTTGAGGGATCGCTTGACTACGCCTGAGTATCGCGCGAATTCGCGCTACCAGTTCGCGAGGATTGCAGGGTTTCGCCAGGTAGTC
The DNA window shown above is from Alteromonadaceae bacterium 2753L.S.0a.02 and carries:
- a CDS encoding general secretion pathway protein K, translating into MSGVKQQRGVALVLALLVVALVTAIAVELSWRFDLSLVRAENRWYGVQAYAYLQGAEEFAFMALKFDKEEDNKKGVEIDTLDEFWAQQAAQFPTDEGWVSGKLEDAQARFNLNALAAKAQKPQGKFSDWQKFTAPQRRFIRLLQSINLGETEDEPVYLDQATAINIVEAIIDWMDVDSEVTGFGGAESDYYGQLEPPFVIPNKPMVSVSELNLIRGMTPELYQKLLPLVIALDAQVPLNINTASVEIIRSFNSKKLFYPLALEDAMDVVQNRSGGGYESVEDFAEDMKQYVPDENNGQSNFDTSGLAVFSSYFLFTGETQVGDHIRTSRALLFRNGTEVSTLRRTDANY
- a CDS encoding general secretion pathway protein L, which encodes MAEKIFARQTIDGLWQWRRATAEGQWHSDVYHTGDNEALAESMEGRSVPVTLLMPGQEVVMCEVDVESQEKRHLAKLLPYELEEQVIDSIDEVHMAFGVISDNTVPVSYASNELIRTSLEELVSQSLDVRVIAPDYLCLRIENQGVTLVMDGNRLLVRTGKYRGFAVETFLAPQVLAQQTLELDFTATVSLVAEDEQRLTELRSWLPRIWTEENGPEISEQVGSFWDWIDPEVESPINLRSGEFSRQVPIKRWALLWKTPLIAAAAAYLIAVMVTFAQYQSAKQEQRSLVQQMNDVYLQAVPNGRKGDPEGALRALVQGIKGGSEPSNLMALINGVAATLKNVSNITVSSFRYNSDQRELMMNIEAGSFDDLEKLRSNVTERGFVAELLRVEARGDKQSARMKVTEAQP
- a CDS encoding general secretion pathway protein M; its protein translation is MNEIKEWWNQASPRDQMALIICGGILALYVLYIAMLKPVTGMRDKQLNKNIAQAEALERVRELAATWVNRGDQKGDSNAGGRSLVDLVNSSLQKNNLRMSGMQPSGANDVRLRLEQVPFDNVLAWLYDLEVSQRLQVKDISVATGSNEGLVSVNIRLHRE
- a CDS encoding general secretion pathway protein N, with amino-acid sequence MTFTKNLIKPLLYTFFALYFVYSVLSRAPAELAAFAAHAAVPNLWLTGVEGTLWSGKASAAQVDLQQAVFPLGNVTWVLEPWTLLLLSPCVNVEATRPGLLLTGKVCQSITGSTRLSDVSLETIVDPVNELLPVKISGQTSVSVLKAKFKKTQVQELDARVSWLNGSVYTGESWLAVGSYGANLNDAGKGEISAHVFDVDAPLKVDMAANWQMDRGWKTEGTVSPVPSAPELLKNGIQLVGEELEPGVYKVIWP
- a CDS encoding thiamine biosynthesis lipoprotein — protein: MKNLVIGYCVLLSLLYSFTVQAEWHSDTQAIMGTEVSITLWHSDSIKAEKLIAAGMAEMRRLDSALSPWIESSEVARVNKLAAKSPQKISQEMIFLIDKSLYFSHLTQGAFDITFASVGWFYDYREKKQPSDKQREALLPAINYRWLKLDKTNATLAFDHENVRIDLGGIAKGYAVDRVASILSKAGVEHATISAGGDSRIIGDKRGKPWIIGIKNPRDGGKAEAEPAILLPLESTAISTSGDYERYFVDEQTGKRVHHIINPRTGKSAEGVVSVTILGPVGSDTDPMSTSVFVLGVEKGLTLVNRLPGFECVIIDGAGKVFYSDGLMPPD
- a CDS encoding signal transduction histidine kinase, whose protein sequence is MKRLGLTKIFWKIFATFWLVNIAVIFSASYVIVNSLENSRFIDLHQEAAKTTAEALIERYERGEPLRGPGMRRFMGGPGPRPDGPRPQVRILDESGNVIFQHRFGGPHGTPDYQMNVVSGAGNSYTVEAELPKPPLFLKEMLRRLQSTQFILIFLASTLASALLSYSISRPLKKLGASSREVARGTSNVAIDNKLLKRGDEVGDLARDFDHMIHQVEASLNSQRQLLHDVSHELRAPLARLQAAAALLEKTPDNPNYIEKIHNECGRMNGLIQQILDFSRLNQQHENSEAINIVNLFNQVIDELCFQYPERDIVFTPEHSSITFNGFRDSLNRVATNLLSNALKFSPSDKTVELELELGPKDMVFRVRDQGTGIAEDELARLTEPFFRSVRHGATDGFGLGLSIVKRGVLKHNGEVLFSNVEGGGFLVEVRLPVGGVNLFLFLSC
- a CDS encoding two-component system OmpR family response regulator/two-component system response regulator CpxR gives rise to the protein MENKTRILLVDDDQELCALLGEYLQHEGFSVSARHTGEQALSDLQKSLEADLIVLDIMMPGISGLEVLQQLRPQNKIPVIMLTGRGDDIDRILGLEMGADDYLAKPCNPRELVARIRAILRRSQAIPQAATELPEKNVLQIANITLNTSEMLAMVNDTPLTLTAAEFNTLRIFVAHPGETLTKQQLTQQILHRELTAYDRSIDVHVSRVRQKLAAAGVHDLIRSVRGVGYQLLAERNS